GGCTCGCCGGCGACGGCGCCGAGATCACCGCGGGGGCGCTGACCTTCGACGGCCTCGACCTCGCGGCGCTCACCGAGACCCGCTGGCGCGCCGTGCGCGGCCGCCGGATCGGCCTGGTGCTCCAGGACGCCCTGGTCTCACTCGATCCGCTGCGCAAGGTCGGCGCCGAGATCGCCGAACCGCTGCTCACCCACGGCCTGGCGTCCCGGGCGCGGATCCGTCCCCGCGTGCTCTCGCTGCTGGACGACGTCGGGGTCCCCGAGCCCGGGCGCCGCGCCGAGCAGTACCCGCACCAGCTCTCCGGCGGGCTGCGCCAGCGCGCCCTGATCGCCTCCGCGATCGCCGCCGGCCCCGAACTGCTGATCGCGGACGAGCCCACCACCGCGCTCGACGTGACGGTCCAGGCCCAGGTGCTCGACCTGCTGGGACGGCTCAAGGAGCAGGGCACCGCGCTCCTGCTGATCAGTCACGACCTGTCCGTGGTGGCCAGACTGGCGGACCGGGTGGCCGTGATGTACGGCGGCCGGATCGTCGAGACCGGCCGCACCGAGGACGTCCTCGCCGACCCCCGGCACCCGTACACCCGCGCGCTGCTGGAGGCCGTGCCCACCACCCGTGCCAAGGGCACCCGGCTGTCGGTGCCGGGCGCGGGGCGGCCCGCACCCGGTCCGGCGGGCTGCCCCTACGCCGCCCGCTGCGCCGCCGCCGACGACCGCTGCCGTGAGAGCCTGCCCCGGCCCGACGGGCACGGGGCGCTCTGCTGGTACCCGGGCGAGGGCGCCGGTCCGCCGGTGGCGGCCGTCCGGCTGCGCGTCCGCGCCGAGGAGCCGGCGGAGCAGGCACCCCCGCTGATCGAGGCCGACCGGATCTCCAAGCGGTTCCGGGCCCCTGACGGCAGCACGTACGACGCGGTGCGCGAGGTGTCGCTGAGCCTGCGGGCCGGCGAGACCCTGGGCGTGGTGGGGGAGTCCGGCTCCGGCAAGACCACCGCCGCGCGGATCGTCCTCGGCCTGCTGGAGCCCGACTCCGGCACCGTGCGGTTCGCGGGCGAGCCGTGGAGCGGCGTCCCCGAACGGCGGCGCCGGGCGGCCCGGTTGCGCATCCAGGCCGTCCAGCAGGACCCGCTGGGCTCCTTCGACCCGCGCTTCGACGTCGAGCGGGTGATCGGCGAGGCGGTCGCCAGGGCCGGGGTGCGGAGCCGTCGTGAGCGCCGGGCCCGGGTCGTCGAACTGCTCGACCGGGTGGGCCTGTCGGCGGGGCTGCTGGAGCGCCGGCCCCCGGAGCTCTCCGGCGGCCAGCGCCAGCGGGTGGCGATCGCCCGCGCCCTGGCGCCCGACCCCGACGTGGTGGTCTGCGACGAACCGGTCTCCGCGCTCGACGTCTCCGTCCAGGCCCAGATCCTCGACCTGCTGGCGGATCTGCGGCACGACCTGAACCTGGCGCTGCTGTTCATCTCGCACGACCTCGCGGTGGTGCACCACGTCAGCGACCGGGTGGCCGTGATGAAGGACGGCCGGGTGGTGGAGACCGGGGCGGTGGCCGAGGTCTTCGCGAACCCGGCCGAGGAGTACACCCGCGAGCTGCTGGCGGCCGTCCCCGGCGGGAACCTGCTGCGCGACCGGGCCTGACCCCCGCGCGCCCGAGCGGGGGTGGTACCGCGGTACCACCCCCGCCGGGGCGTTCACCTCCCGGGTACCACGGTTGCCGGTGCTCCTGCGCCTAGCGTGGAGGGTGAGGCAGTCCGGGACGGCCGGCGCCCGAGCGTGAGGGAAGAACCGATGATCGAAGCGCACCAGCTGACCAAGCGCTACGGGGAGAAGACGGCGGTCGACGGACTGGACTTCACCGTGAAGCCCGGTTCGGTCACGGGGTTCCTGGGCCCCAACGGCGCGGGCAAGTCCACCACGATGCGGATGATCGTCGGCCTGGACGCCCCCACCACCGGTTCGGTGACCGTCAACGGCCGCCGCTACGCCGAGCACGACGCCCCGCTCCAGGAGGTCGGGGCGCTGCTGGAGGCCAAGTCGATCCACCCGGGCCGGTCGGCCTTCGACCACCTGATGGCGCAGGCCTACACGCACGGCATCGGCCGCCGCCGGGTCGAGGAGGTCATCGAGCTCACCGGCCTGCAGTCGGTGGCCAAGAAGCGGGCCGGGGCGTTCTCCCTCGGTATGGGACAGCGGCTCGGAATCGCGGCCGCGCTGCTGGGCGACCCGGCGACCGTCATGCTGGACGAGCCGGTGAACGGCCTCGACCCCGAGGGCGTGCTCTGGATCCGCAACCTGCTGACCGGGCTGGCGGCCGAGGGCCGTACGGTCTTCGTCTCCTCCCACCTGATGAGCGAGATGGCGCTGGTCGCCGAGCACCTCATCGTGGTCGGCCGCGGCCGGCTGCTGGCCGACACCACCGTCGAGGACCTGGTGCGCCAGGCCGGCGGCGACACGGTCACGGTGGCCAGCTCCGACCCCGCCCGGCTGCGCGAGCTGCTGAGCGCGCCGGGCGTGGACATCACCGGCCGGGCCGGCTCCGAGGAACTCCAGGTGACCGGGCTGGCCGCGCGCGCCATCGGCCTGAAGGCCGCCGAGCACGGCATCGCGCTCTTCGAGCTGAGCGCCAGGTCGGTCTCGCTGGAGGAGGCTTTCATGGACCTGACCAGGGACGCCGTCGAGTACCACGGAACGACCACCGGCATCGAGACCCCCGGGAGCGCGG
The sequence above is drawn from the Kitasatospora sp. NBC_00315 genome and encodes:
- a CDS encoding dipeptide ABC transporter ATP-binding protein; its protein translation is MSLLRVDALDVSFGAVRAVRDVSFTLDRGECLAIVGESGSGKSVTARTLVGLAGDGAEITAGALTFDGLDLAALTETRWRAVRGRRIGLVLQDALVSLDPLRKVGAEIAEPLLTHGLASRARIRPRVLSLLDDVGVPEPGRRAEQYPHQLSGGLRQRALIASAIAAGPELLIADEPTTALDVTVQAQVLDLLGRLKEQGTALLLISHDLSVVARLADRVAVMYGGRIVETGRTEDVLADPRHPYTRALLEAVPTTRAKGTRLSVPGAGRPAPGPAGCPYAARCAAADDRCRESLPRPDGHGALCWYPGEGAGPPVAAVRLRVRAEEPAEQAPPLIEADRISKRFRAPDGSTYDAVREVSLSLRAGETLGVVGESGSGKTTAARIVLGLLEPDSGTVRFAGEPWSGVPERRRRAARLRIQAVQQDPLGSFDPRFDVERVIGEAVARAGVRSRRERRARVVELLDRVGLSAGLLERRPPELSGGQRQRVAIARALAPDPDVVVCDEPVSALDVSVQAQILDLLADLRHDLNLALLFISHDLAVVHHVSDRVAVMKDGRVVETGAVAEVFANPAEEYTRELLAAVPGGNLLRDRA
- a CDS encoding ABC transporter ATP-binding protein, with translation MIEAHQLTKRYGEKTAVDGLDFTVKPGSVTGFLGPNGAGKSTTMRMIVGLDAPTTGSVTVNGRRYAEHDAPLQEVGALLEAKSIHPGRSAFDHLMAQAYTHGIGRRRVEEVIELTGLQSVAKKRAGAFSLGMGQRLGIAAALLGDPATVMLDEPVNGLDPEGVLWIRNLLTGLAAEGRTVFVSSHLMSEMALVAEHLIVVGRGRLLADTTVEDLVRQAGGDTVTVASSDPARLRELLSAPGVDITGRAGSEELQVTGLAARAIGLKAAEHGIALFELSARSVSLEEAFMDLTRDAVEYHGTTTGIETPGSAA